The DNA segment TGGTCGCCCGCCATCTCGCCCACGGTGCGCAGCGTCCGCTTGGCGGTGTGCACGACCGCGGCCTCGGACAGCCCCGACAACCGCTCCAACAGCTCCGCCGAGAGCTTGAAGCCTGCGGACGTCAGCGCCGCGTCGAACTGCCGCGCAGCTGCGGCTCCTTCCCCGGCGGTTCCCCTGGGAGAGGGAAGGCGGTGGGTGTGCCGGAGGACCAGCGACTTGAGGTTGTGCGCCATTCGGGGATGATCGCAGAGCTGTGCGAGCCGTCGCACCGGAGTTTCCGTAGGCGTCCCGACGCCGTGATCACATCTGTCAAGCGCTGCTTGTGACGGTCAAGTACCTTCCTGCTTCGGCACTTCGAGTGACGTACCAGCACGCAGGCTGGGACCTGCGCACACTCGACGTACTCCGTGCCGCTGCTGCCGCTGCTGCCGCTGTGGGAGGACCTGAACCAGCAGAGCTTCGGAGCATGGTCATCAGGAAACCTTGCTGGTCCGGTTGATGGTGTTGGCCCAGGAGGTGGAGTCCCGTGTCTGTGCCTGTCCGCCGATGGGGCGGGGCGGAGTGGCGTTCACGAACCAGACGAGCTCAGTTCGTGAACGCTACGACTGTTCATGTCCCTCACACCGGACTGCGCCTCGAGAGTGACTCAGCGGTCTCTGAGCTGCTCCATGGCTTGTCAGAGGATCACGAACCGAGTGCGACGTCGAAGCCTTGCTTGTTTCGAATCGCCCGTACGAACGGACGCCATGCCTCATGCCTCACCGAGACGGCTCGGCCTTCCGCGTTCTCCTTGGAGTCGCGTATGAGCACGCTATGTGTGACATGTGCGCACTCCAGGCACTCAGTCGCGTTGCCGCCGCTGTACGAGGACTTGAACCAGTTCAGCTCGATGCTGGGCTGATGAGCGACGGACATTTATAGCTCCTTGCGTGCACGTTGGATCAGGGCGGAGGAAGCCTCCATGTCCAACGCTTGTGCGCGGAGGTACTCGAACGCAAGTCTGTATCGATCCAGTTCCTCGTCCTGCTCCAGGAAGAGCGAACCGGTGTGGAAGTCGACGTAGACCACGTCGAGAGCCGATTCAGTGCCCCCGAGGATCACGAAGCTGCCCAGCGCCGCCGAATGGGCACCTTTGGAGAACGGCAGGATCTGAAGCGTGATGTGTGGGGACTCATTGGCCTTGAGCAGCCGGTCCAACTGTTCCTTCATTGCCTCCGGCGACCCGACGACCCTGCGGATCACGGACTCGTCGAGGATCGCCCACAGGCGGGGCGGCTTCGGCCGGGTGAGGATCTCCTGCCGCTTCATGCGGATGTCCACCAGCCGCTCGATCTCGGCCGGCTCCAGAGGGATCTCGTTGGCCTTCTGCAGGGCGGTGCTGTAGGCGCGAGTCTGAAGGAGGCCGGGGACGTAGACGCAGGAGAAGTGGTCCTCACGTACGGCCTCGTCCTCCAGTGTGAGCAGCAGGTTCATGCTTTCCGGGATGGAATCGGCGAACGAACTCCACCAGCCCTGCTGCTTGGCGTCCTTGGCCAGCCTGACGACGGCCTCCCGCTCGGTGTACGTCGCTCCGTACTCGCGGCACAGCGCATCGACGACGATCCACTTCACCGGTCCCGCCTGGGTCTCGTACCGGCTGACCGTCGCCTTCGATACGCCTACCAGCCGTCCGGCTTCCTCAAGGGTCATTCCCTTGCGAGCGCGCAACTTGCGCAACATCGCGCCTAGTTGACGGCGGCGCGTGGTGGTCCTGACGGGCATGGGGCTCCTCTGTGCGTAATCCCGCGCAGCCGCTCGGGGCCTGAACAGGCTAGGCAGCGCGACGGCTTGCTCACCACGAAATTCACCCGATAGAGGTTCATGAGAAGTTACATAGTGAGAGTTCTCTGTGTCATTCTCGCATCCAGACAGCTACGCAATGCAGCCGTACGGATACGGCAGGCGCAGCATGAGCGTGGCTGGGAGGGAGGAACGCCCATGCCTGGTATCGATGCAGGGAACCGTCAGCGCCGCTGCGTCCTGCCCTTTGCCGCGTTGCCGGCAGAGGTGCAACTGCTGCGGAGGATCACTGCCGCACAACTCGACCAGTGGGGTGTGCCCACGGCCGGCGATGAGACGGGGCTTCTTGTCACGGAACTGGCGACGAACGTCATCAAGCACGTCGGTGAGGGCGCATTGGCCACTCTGATTCTGGAGTGGAAGTGCGACCGGCTGCGTGTCGAGATGCACGACAAGAGTCGCGCGCTGCCTGCCGTGCGCGGCACCGACTGTGACGCGGAGTGTGGGCGTGGTCTGCATCTTCTCGCCGCCATGGCGGCGGACTGGGGGACTGTTGTCACGGCGCTCGGTAAGGCGGTCTGGTGTGAGATCGAGCTGGGCCCCGAGGCCACGTGCCGCCGTGTGGAGCGTGCTATCGAGACGCTGGAGAGCTACCGGGGGCGCGGCGGTGTCGTCCTGGAAGGTCGGCGGCGCGAATCAGCGCTGGAGGAATCGGCGATCGAGCTGATCGCTGACTTGCTGCACTGGACCTCCGCGCGCGGACTGGACCCGGATGACGTGTTGGACCGGGCTCAGATGCACTACGAGGCCGAAGCGGAGGCCGCTTAGATGGGTCCTCGAACTTGACGGGGGTACCGCCGGCCGTCGGCACCTCGGCACGCGCCGACTGCCCGTCGAACGTCCTGGTCGGGCGGCGCTCCGTGGGGCGGCCGAGGCGCGTCGGCCGACGATCACCCCCACCAACTTCGAAGAGCCGCTTAGATAGATGAGGCCCTTTCCTCCAGGTGGAGGTCAACCCGCAGCTACCGCCTTGGCGTACGACAACACGTCCGCCGGGATGGTGTGTGTCACCTTCCAAGTGATGGCCATTGGCTTGCTGCCCTCGTGCTTCTCGTACTCGGCAGGGCCTAGCAGCATCCACGGCTGAGCGCCGCCGATGTCTGTAGTCTTGTAGCGACGAACAAACAGCAACACCCGGCTCCCCTGAGCGACGTGATGCCGGTATCTCAACCCGGTCGCGGACGTTTCTGAGGTCTGGTTTTGGGACTCCCAGTGGAACCGTGTCTCGCTCAGTGCGAAGTCGTGGTAGCGAGTCTGCGGCGAAAAGTCCTTCTCGTCCTTTTCGAGGGTGATGAGGAGAGCGTCGGTCTTTGCGGACTCGCACCATCTGACTCCTTCACGGAAGTCGCCCGGCATGAAGCCTCCGACATCAGCTTGGCCGAGGGCAGGAAGGATCTCTTCGCGGCTGTAGGAGGCATGCACAGTCAGCGGAACACCCCGGTCGCCAGCTGCGTCGAGGAGAGGGATAGGTACGTGCTCGGTACGGGCGAGGCTGTACGCCAGCACCTGGCGCAGCTCGCTGCGGACAGCATGTTGCTTGCGGAGAGTAGTGAATCCGGCGTCGTAGCTCGCGAAACCCTTCCTCGTCACGCCACCCAGCGGCCATAGTTGGAAGAAGAGCATGCGTGCGTATGCCTTCCCCTGCTCATCAAGGTCACTGTAGGCAGGGGCGTCATCTTCCAGCATGTGCGTGTATGCGGCCACGCGCAGCGGGTCGTCGACGTGGAGAAAGGCGGGTACTCGGTTGAGGAGTGCGGCCTCTCCCTCGGGCGCCTCGCGGTTCATCAAGTTGGCACGGCGGAGCAGCCCGGTCCAGGAATTTCCGTTTCCTCGGTATACCTCCTTGATCTCCCGCTCGCTCTCTTCCAGGTAGCGGCTTAGGCTGGGATCTGCATAGTCAGTTACTTCGCGAGCCAGCGTGGTCACATTGACGCTGAGCTGGCCCTTGATATTGGCGATGATGGTGTGCTTCGCCTTCTCCTCTAGCATGATCTCGCAGCCGGAGGGGAGCTGAGGGAAGTCGTGAGCGATGTGGTTCAACAGTCGCTTGCGCGTCAGGTTCGTCAGGGCGCGGAACTGGTGCTCGAAGCGGAACTCCTTGCGGTGTTGGCCAATGAAGTCCAGGACTGTCAACACCGCCTTGTTGTCAGAGCGTCGAAGGCCACGGCCGAGCTGCTGAAGGAACACGGTCGCGCTCGACGTGGGGCGGAGCAGGAGCAGGGCGTCGACATCAGGGAGGTCGACGCCTTCGTTGAAGAGGTCGACCGAGAAGATCACCTGCAGTTTCCCAGCCTTCAGGTCCGTGAGAGCTTCCTGACGCTGGTCGGCCGGCGTCTCCCCGGAGACAGCAATGGCGCTAAAACCTGCGGAACGGAAGGAGTCTGCCATGAAGTGAGCATGGGCGACGGAGACGCAGAACCCCAACGCCCGCATACGACCCGGGTCCGAAATCTTGTCCTCAACGGCCTTCACGACGAGGCCAGCGCGAACCTTGTTGCCTGTCAGGACGTTGCTGAGCGCGTTCACGTCATAGGCTCCGCGCTTCCACTCCACGGAGCTCAGATCGGTGTTGTCGCTGATGCCGAAGTAGTGGAAGGGGCACAGAAGCTTGTTGTCCAGTGCTTCCCACAGGCGCATCTCGGCCGCGATACGGCCATCGAAGAACTCATCCTGGATATTCTTGCCATCCATGCGTTCGGGCGTTGCAGTCAGCCCCAGCAGTTCTAGGGGTTGGAAGTGTCCAATGATCTTCCGGTATGTTGGAGAGGTCCCGTGATGGAACTCATCGATCACGATGACGTCGAAGTGGCCGGGGGCGAGACGACCTAGCGCCCTTGCATTGAGTGACTGGACGCTTGCGAAGACATGCGCCCAATGATCCGGAATCTCCCCGCTGTGCAGGTATTCCCCGAAATTTGCGTCGAGCAGGGTGTCTTGATAGGTCCGCAAGGATTGCTGCAAGATTTCTTTGCGGTGAGCGACGAAGAGGAGGCGGAGGTCGCGGCCATGTTTCTGCCGGAGGCGCTTGTAGTCCAGGGCGGCCATGACCGTCTTGCCCGTGCCTGTTGCAGCTACCAAGAGGTTGCGGTGGCGATCATGCACTTCACGCTCGACGTCAAGGCGCTCGATCATGTCCTGTTGATAGGGGTACAGCCGTACCTCGAGACCGGACAACGTGATAGGTCGGTCTACTGACGGCGCGCCACCGGCCACCGCCAGTGCTTCCTGAAGGCGAGCGCCATCGGCGTGTGGCTCGTACGTCTCGAAGGACGGGTCGTTCCAGTACGACTCGAACGTTGCCTCGAACTTCCGCATCACCTCGGGTGTGGCTACGGAGGAAAGGCGTACATTCCACTCAAGTCCGTCAAGGAGTGCAGCCTTCGATAGATTCGAGCTCCCGACGTACGCCGTGTTGTAGCCGCTGTTTCGTTGGAACAGCCACGCCTTGGCGTGAAGTCGGGTCGACCGCGTCTCGTAGTTGACTTTGACCTCGGCATTGAAGTCTTCGACCAGGCGGTCCAGGGCTCGCCGTTCGGTGGCGCCGATGTACGTGGTGGTCAAGACCCGTATCGGTACGCCCCGGTCGTGGGCTGATTGCAAGGATCGCTCGATGACCCGTAGTCCGTGCCACTTGACGAAGGCGCAGAGGAGGTCCACGCGGTCAGCGGTAGCGAGCTCTGCGCGCAGCTCAAAGCCAAGGCTTGGGTCCTCCGGGGAGTTCGTCAGGAGAGCGGTGTCGGAGAGAGGGATGCCGGGGCGCACGGCGAAGACTCCGGG comes from the Streptomyces sp. KMM 9044 genome and includes:
- a CDS encoding DUF397 domain-containing protein; this encodes MSVAHQPSIELNWFKSSYSGGNATECLECAHVTHSVLIRDSKENAEGRAVSVRHEAWRPFVRAIRNKQGFDVALGS
- a CDS encoding helix-turn-helix domain-containing protein, whose product is MPVRTTTRRRQLGAMLRKLRARKGMTLEEAGRLVGVSKATVSRYETQAGPVKWIVVDALCREYGATYTEREAVVRLAKDAKQQGWWSSFADSIPESMNLLLTLEDEAVREDHFSCVYVPGLLQTRAYSTALQKANEIPLEPAEIERLVDIRMKRQEILTRPKPPRLWAILDESVIRRVVGSPEAMKEQLDRLLKANESPHITLQILPFSKGAHSAALGSFVILGGTESALDVVYVDFHTGSLFLEQDEELDRYRLAFEYLRAQALDMEASSALIQRARKEL
- a CDS encoding ATP-binding protein, whose amino-acid sequence is MPGIDAGNRQRRCVLPFAALPAEVQLLRRITAAQLDQWGVPTAGDETGLLVTELATNVIKHVGEGALATLILEWKCDRLRVEMHDKSRALPAVRGTDCDAECGRGLHLLAAMAADWGTVVTALGKAVWCEIELGPEATCRRVERAIETLESYRGRGGVVLEGRRRESALEESAIELIADLLHWTSARGLDPDDVLDRAQMHYEAEAEAA
- a CDS encoding DUF3427 domain-containing protein; this translates as MSELEDLAHPAPGLYEQLITLRFEQKLEELSQLGWHPVSDVVGPESAPYLLARHVSQTVRRVLQNLPVEDRVHAANHILESIGTLKGAQEWVDLVADGPRQLLAITQQETPGVFAVRPGIPLSDTALLTNSPEDPSLGFELRAELATADRVDLLCAFVKWHGLRVIERSLQSAHDRGVPIRVLTTTYIGATERRALDRLVEDFNAEVKVNYETRSTRLHAKAWLFQRNSGYNTAYVGSSNLSKAALLDGLEWNVRLSSVATPEVMRKFEATFESYWNDPSFETYEPHADGARLQEALAVAGGAPSVDRPITLSGLEVRLYPYQQDMIERLDVEREVHDRHRNLLVAATGTGKTVMAALDYKRLRQKHGRDLRLLFVAHRKEILQQSLRTYQDTLLDANFGEYLHSGEIPDHWAHVFASVQSLNARALGRLAPGHFDVIVIDEFHHGTSPTYRKIIGHFQPLELLGLTATPERMDGKNIQDEFFDGRIAAEMRLWEALDNKLLCPFHYFGISDNTDLSSVEWKRGAYDVNALSNVLTGNKVRAGLVVKAVEDKISDPGRMRALGFCVSVAHAHFMADSFRSAGFSAIAVSGETPADQRQEALTDLKAGKLQVIFSVDLFNEGVDLPDVDALLLLRPTSSATVFLQQLGRGLRRSDNKAVLTVLDFIGQHRKEFRFEHQFRALTNLTRKRLLNHIAHDFPQLPSGCEIMLEEKAKHTIIANIKGQLSVNVTTLAREVTDYADPSLSRYLEESEREIKEVYRGNGNSWTGLLRRANLMNREAPEGEAALLNRVPAFLHVDDPLRVAAYTHMLEDDAPAYSDLDEQGKAYARMLFFQLWPLGGVTRKGFASYDAGFTTLRKQHAVRSELRQVLAYSLARTEHVPIPLLDAAGDRGVPLTVHASYSREEILPALGQADVGGFMPGDFREGVRWCESAKTDALLITLEKDEKDFSPQTRYHDFALSETRFHWESQNQTSETSATGLRYRHHVAQGSRVLLFVRRYKTTDIGGAQPWMLLGPAEYEKHEGSKPMAITWKVTHTIPADVLSYAKAVAAG